The genomic region ATGGATAATGAAGCTTTAATAGATTCTTTTTCAGATTTTAAATATGAAAAAAATATAGATAGAGTAAATCTTATGGCTATTTTAGAAGAATCTATCCGATGCGTTTTAAGAAAAAAATATGATTCATCTAAAAATTACGACATTATTGTAAATCCAGATCAAGGAGATTTAGAGATATGGAGAAATCGTATAGTAGTGAAAGATGGAGAAGTAAAAGATATAAATAAAGAAATAGAATTATCTACAGCTCGTAAAATAGAGCCTGATTTTGAAATAGGAGAAGAAGTAACAGAAAAAGTAGAATTACAATCTTTGGGACGAAGAGCTGTTTTATCTTTGAAACAAAATTTGTTTTCAAAAATCAACGAATACGATAATACAAATACTTATAAGAAATTTAAAAACAAAATAGGAGAAATCATTAATGTTGAAGTATATCATATTTTGTCTAAGCAAATTATTATGAGAGATGAAGAACAAAACGAAATGTTTTTACCTAAACAAGAACAAATTCCAAGTGATTTTTTTAGAAAAGGAGATCCAGTTAGAGCATTGGTTAAACGAGTAGATTGGAAAGACAATAGGCCTTTCGCTATTCTCACTAGAAGAGATGAAGCTTTTTTGGAAGAACTTTTTAAATTAGAAATACCAGAAGTCTCTGATGGTTTAATTACAGTAAAAAAAGTTGCACGTATACCAGGTGAAAAAGCTAAAATTGCTGTAGAATCTTATGATGATCGTATAGATCCAGTTGGCGCCTGTGTAGGAATGAAAGGATCTAGAATTCATCCTATTGTTAGAGAACTGAAAAATGAAAACATAGATGTCATAAATTATACTTCTAATACACAATTGTATATTACAAGGGCCCTAAATCCTGCTAAAGTTTCTATGATGGAAGTTAATGAAGAACATAAGTATGTCAACGTATATGTAAAACTTGAAGAAATATCAAAAGCAATTGGAAAAGGTGGGCAGAATATTAGATTAGCTAGTCAATTAACTGGATACAAAATTCATATATTTAGAGATTTCCCTTATGAAGATGATGTAGAACTAACAGAATTTTCTGATGAAATAGAACCAGAAGTATTAGAAAGATTTCATAAAGTAGGCTTAAATACTGCTAAATCTGTTTTAAATTACAGAAAAGATGATCTCAGCAAACGAACCAATCTTGAAGAAAAAATAATAACCAAAGTGGTTTCCATATTAAAAAAAGAATTTGAAGAAGAATTCAATATAAATACATAAGTTTTTTGGAGTAAATTTTTATTTTTGTTCTTACACATTTTATATATGTTTATATGACTGATAAAATCAGATTAAAAACAGTATTAACCCAATTCAATATTTCTTTACAAAGAGTAGTTCGTTTTTTACAAAAAAAGGGAATTGAAATAGAACATAATCCTAATGCAAAAATAGAAGGACAAGTCTACAAATTTCTTGTGCGAGAATTTCAAACTTATAAAGAAATACGAGATGAGTCTGAGAAAGTATTTCTGCAAAAAAGGATGGAAAAAGAAAAAATAAAAGAAGAATTGTTAAAATCAAAGCATATTCATGCTCCTCAAATTATACGTGCTAAGTCGGATAATTTAATTGGGTTCAAAAAAATAGGAAAAATCAATATTGATATATTAGACAAAAAATATGACACTAAAGAAGAAAAAAAAAATAATTTGCATAAACATAAAAAAGTAGAAAATAAATTTAAGGAGAATAAACCTGAACACATCGACACTATCTATCAAAAATTAGATGGGGTTATGTTAACAGGAGATAGAATTGATTTATCTCAATTTGAAAAAAAAAGAACTAAACAAGAAAATCACATTAAAAAAAAACGAAAAAGAATTAAAAAAGAAATTTTTATTGATGAAATGAGAAATATTCCTGTCAGGAAAAAACAGGATAAAGAAAAAAAAACTTCTTTTAAACATTCTTCTGAAAAGAAAATAGATAAGTCTAAGAGTAAAAAAAATTCAAAAAAATCAGGAATTACTGATGAACAAATAGAGAAGCAAATTAAAGAAACTTTGGAAAAGTTATCATCTAAAGGAATAAAATCAAAAGCTTCAAAAATTAGAAAAGAAAAACGTCAATACAAAAAAGAAAAAAGACTATTGCAAAATGAAATAGAAAATGAAAAAAAAGAAAAAACACTAAAGGTCGCTGAATTTACAACAGTTAACGAATTAGCATCCATGATGAAAGTTAATGCAACTGATGTCATTGTTTCTTGTATGTCTTTAGGAATAATGGTGACTATGAATCAAAGATTGGATGCAGAAATATTAACTTTAGTAGCAGATGAATTTGGATATAATGTAGAATTTGTTGGATTAGATTTAGAAGAAGCAGTTCAAGATGATAAGGATTTAGAGGAAAATTTAAAACAAAGACCTCCTATTATCACTGTCATGGGACATGTAGATCATGGTAAAACATCTTTATTAGATTATATTAGAAATACTAACGTTATTGCTGGAGAAGCTGGTGGAATTACTCAACATATAGCGGCTTATAGTGTAAAATATTCTGAAAATCAGAGCATTACTTTTTTAGACACTCCAGGTCATGAAGCGTTTACTGCTATGCGTGCAAGAGGTGCTCAAATAACAGATATTGCAATTATAGTTATTGCAGCAGACGATCAAGTTATGCCACAAACTAAAGAAGCTATCAGTCATGCTCAAGCTGCTAACGTCCCCATTATTTTTGTATTTAATAAAATGGATAAACCCAATGCAAATTCTGATAAAATTAGAGAACAATTAGCGAATTTAAATTTTTTAGTAGAAGAGTGGGGAGGAAAATATCCTTCTCAAGAAATATCAGCAAAATTGGGAACTGGAGTGGATAAATTGTTAGAAAAAGTTCTTTTAGTAGCTGAATTATTAGATTTAAAAGCTAACCCAAATAAACCAGCAATAGGAACAGTCATAGAAGCTTCTTTAGATAAAGGAAGAGGATATATCACGACTTTACTTTTACAAGGAGGAACGTTAAAGGTTGGTGATTATGTATTAGCCGGAAGTCATCATGGAAAAGTAAAGAGTATTTTAGATGAACGAGGAAAATCCATTCATTCAGCGGATCCATCAAAACCCATTACTATATTAGGATTAAATGGAGCTCCTACTGCAGGAGATAAATTTAAAGTTTTTCAAGATGAAAAAGAAGCAAAACAACTTGCTTCTAGAAGAGAGCAATTACAAAGAGAACAGAATATACGAGCTCAAAAACATCTTACATTAGATGAGATAGGAAGACGTATTGCACTAGGAGATTTCAAAGAATTAAAAATAATTCTTAAAGGAGATGTAGACGGTTCAGTAGAAGCTATTGCTGATGCTCTTCAAAAATTATCTACGGATACTATCATGGTAAATATTATTTACAAAGGAGTTGGTCAAATAACAGAATCTGATGTATTATTAGCAAGCGCTTCAGACGCAATCATAATAGGATTTAATGTTCGTCCTAATATTGGGGCTAAGAATATAGCCAAAAAAGAAAATATAGAAATACGAACTTACTCAATTATATATGATGTGACTAATGATATCCAAGAAGCTATGGATGGAATGCTTTCTCCTGAAATAAGAGAAAAAATATTAGGAAATGCTGAAATAAGAGAGATTTTTAAAATTCCAAAGATAGGAACTATAGCTGGATGTATGGTCGTCGAAGGAAAATTATTACGTCAAGCAAAAGTAAGATTGATTCGAGAAGGAATTGTTATACATAATGGGGAGTTTACTTCTCTAAAACGTTTTAAAGAAGATGTTAAAGAAGTTTCTAAGGGATATGAATGTGGTTTTGGAATCAAGAATTATCATAATATAAGATCTGGAGATCTTGTAGAGGTTTATGAGGAATTGTCTACAGAAAAAAAAGTTAAATAAATGTATAGAACACATAATTGTGGTGAATTGTGCGAAAAAGATATTGGTAAAGAGGTCATATTATCTGGATGGATTCAAAAAAAAAGAAATTTTGGATCTCTATGTTTTATAGACATTAGAGATTATTTTGGAATAACACAACTTATTTTTTCTAGAAAGTTAATAGATAAAAAATTTTTTTTGGGAAAAGAATTTTTAATTAAAATTAAAGGAAAAGTAGTTGAAAGATCATCCAAAAATTACAAGATCCCTACAGGAAAAATAGAAATTTTAGTATCTCAGATAGAAATTTTGAATTCTTCTCTTCCTACTCCTTTTACTATTGAAAATCAAACTGATGGAAATGAAGAAATTAGAATGATATACAGATATCTTGATATAAGAAGAAATACTATAAAAAACAATTTGATTGTTCGTCATAATCTTGCTTTAGAAATACGAAATTTTCTTTCTAAAAATGGGTTTTTAGAAATAGAAACTCCTATATTGATAAATTATACACCAGAAGGTGCTAGAAGTTTTGTCGTTCCATCTAGAACACATATTGGAAAATTTTATGCATTAGCTCAATCTCCCCAACTATTTAAACAATTATTAATGATAGGTGGAATAGATAAATATTTTCAAATTGTGAAATGTTTTAGGGATGAAGATGCCCGTTCTGACAGACAAATTGAATTTACACAAATAGATTGTGAAATGTCTTTTGTAGGAGTTAACGACGTATTAACTTTCTTTGAATATTTTATAAAACATTTATTTAAAAAGATAAAAAATATTCAATTAGAAACTTTTCCTTGCATTTCTTATTCTGATGCAATGAAAATGTATGGAACGGATAGTCCTGATATTCGTTTTGGAATGCCATTTATAGAATTAAATAATTTGATTAAAAAAAATATTTCTTTCTTAAAAGAACAAGAATTAGTAATAGGAATCAAGATAAAAAAATGTTATAATGCTTATGAACAGATTAATTATCTTTTAAAAAAAATAGAAAATGAAAATATTTTTTGGATACAATGTTTATCCGATAAAACTTTGCTTTCTTCTAATCCAGATTTTATGAATGAAGAAATTATAATAATTTTTATCAATCATTTTCAAGTTAAACCTGGTGATTTTTTATTCATTTCTTACGGAAGAAAAAGAAAAGCTAGAGAAATACTCGGAAAAATTCGTTTAGAAATAGCTAATCATTTTAATTTAAGAAATCCAAAAATTTTTAAACCTTTATGGATTACAGATTTACCTCTTTTTGAATGGAATGAAAAATATAAGAGATATAAATCTGTACATCATCCATTTACAAGTCCAAAAGAAGAAGATATTCATTTGTTGGAAAAACATCCAGAAAGTATTCGTTCTAAATCTTACGATTTAATTATAAACGGAATAGAAATTGGAAGTGGATCTATACGTATTCATAATCAAAATATACAAAATTTGATTTTTAAACATTTAGGACTATCTGCAAAAGAAATAGAATCTAAATTCGGATTTTTTATCAAAGCTTTTGAATATGGAACTCCACCTCATGGAGGAATAGCTTTTGGGTTAGATAGGTTAATTAATCTTTTAGAAGGGAATGATGACATAAAGAATTTTATTGCTTTTCCAAAAAACAATTATGGAAAAGATATAATGATCAATGCTCCATCTTTTTTGAAAAAAGAAAAATTGAAAGAATTACATTTTCGTTAAATGATTTTTATATCGTAAACAAGATTGTTCATATACAAAAATAGCTTTCTCTTGATTTTTCCAATTTCCTATTTTCACTTTTTTGTTTTCTAGATCTTTATATACTAAAAAAAAATGTTCTATCTCTTTTTTAGTATGTAAAGAAATTTCATCAATACTATTTATTGTATTATAATTTGGATCAGCAATAGGCACACAAATAATTTTTTCATCTTCTCCTTTTTCATCTGTCATAAAAAAAATTCCAATAGGTTTTACTTTTATTAAACAACCCGGAATTGTAGGTTCTGTCAAAAAAACTAATGCATCTAATGGATCTCCATCCATAGAAAGTGTTTTTGGAATAAATCCATAATCTGTTGGATAACTCATAGGAGAATATAAAACTCGATCTAATCGAATGAGATTATTTTTTTTATCAAATTCATACTTATTTCTACTTCCTTTTGGAATTTCAATAAGTACATCAAAATTGACTTTCATATTTTTATATTTTTGTATAACAATTAAATTTTTCCAAATATAAAGCAACTTTTTTAGCAAATCCTCCGCCTAAAACTCCATCTATTACACGATGATCATAAGAATGTGACAAATAAATTTTATGTCTGATTCCTATAGAATCACCTTCTGGTGTTTCTATAATAGATAATTTTTTTTGTATTAAACCTATAGCCATAATGGCAACCTGGGGTTGATGTATAATTGGAGTTCCAAAAAGATTTCCGAAACTCCCAATGTTGCTAATTGTATAGGTACCCCCTTGAGTTTCTTCAGGTTTTAATTGATTAGATTTAGCTCTTTTAATTAAGTCATTAATAATTTTAATTAATCCTCCTAAATTATAAGAATCTGCGTTTTTTATGACAGGAACAATCAAATTACCATTAGGTAATGCTGTAGCTAATCCTATATGAATATTTCTTTTTTTTATTATATTTGTTCCATTAACAGAAATATTGATCATGGGAAGATCCTTAATAGCTTTGACTACACATTCCACAAAAACAGACATTAAGGTTAGTTTTTCTCCTGTATTTTTTTGAAAATCATCTTTCATTTTTTCTCTCCATTTCACAATATTGGTGACATCTGCTTCAACAAAAGAAGTAACGTGTGCAGATATATTTTTGCTGTTGATCATATGTTCTGCAGTGATTTTACGAATTCTATCCATTTCTACAACTTCTTCATTTTCTTTATTTTTATGATCTGATAAAAAAATGTCACTGTATTTAGGCGTAATCATTTTATTTTTTTGAATATATTTTAATATGTCTTTTTTAGTGACACGGCCCTTTTCTCCAGTTCCTTCTATTGTTTCTAATTCGTAAAAACTAACCCCTTCTTTATGGGCAATAGTACGTACAAGAGGAGAATAAAAACGTTTTTTATTTTCTTCCATTGTTTCATCTTCTACAGTAAATTTTTTTAACTTTTCTTCCGTTTCTAAAATTGCTATCGGACTTCCTACCTTAGCCACTTCATTAGGAGAAAATAATTTCTTTTTCAAAATACCATTGACTGGAGAAGAAATTTCAGAATCTACTTTATCTGTAGCTATTTCTACCAAAAGGTCTTCTTTTTTTATAGAATCTCCTTCTTTTTTTAACCAACGAATGATAGTAGCCTCAGCTATACTTTCACCCATGGCTGGAAGGGTCAAATTATAATCGGCCATCTAGATTAATCGTTTTATATTTGCAGATACTAATCAGATTTTACAATCCAATACTAATAAAAATAGAAAACTTACAAGACCAAAAATAATAAATTCATTTTAAAAAATGAAAATTCTTTCTTTAAATCAAATCAGAAGAGCTGATCAATACTGTATTGATTACGAATCAATTTCTTCTATCGAATTAATGGATAGAGCAGCTAAAAGCTGTTTTAATTGGATTCTTAAAAATAGACACTTTCAAGTTAGAAAAGTTCCATTTATCGTATTATCAGGAAACGGAAATAATGGAGGAGATGGACTTTCTTTGGCTAAAATGTTATATTTTTACGGAGCTAAAGTTTCCATATACATTGTGAATATTTCCAATCACTTTTCAAATGAATTTTTAATCAATAAAGATAAAGTATTAAGATATGGCATTCCTTTACAAGTTCTTTGTGAAGGAGAAAAATTTCCTTTATTGGATAAGGAAAGTTATTTGATTGATGCTATTTTTGGAATAGGATTTAATCGATTGATCAACCAATATTGGAAGTCTTTTTTTCATTATATCAATGAAAAAAAGTTTCAATCTGTTTTATCTATAGACATTCCCTCTGGTCTTTTTATGGAAAAAAATCATGATGATTTTACAGGAATAATTAAGGCTACTCATACTTTAACTTTTCAAGTTCCAAAATTACCTTTTTTCTTGCAAGATTATGCAAATTATGTTGGAAAATGGGAAATATTGAACATTGGATGGAAAAGTGATTTTCTTCAAAAAATGCATACAAAAAACTTTTATATAGATGATCAATGCATTTATGCTATAAAAAAAACAAGAAAAAAATTTTCCCATAAAGGAAATTATGGACATGGAATTATTATAGGTGGAAATTATGGAATGATGGGATCTGTTATACTTGCTGCAAAATCTAGTTTACGAACTGGAATAGGAAAATTAAGTGTATATGTCCCTTCTTGTGGATATGAAATTATACAGAATGCTTTTCCAGAAGTTATTGTAAAAACAGATATGAAAAAACATTGGATAAGTAATATTGTTATCCCAACTGATATAAATGCAATAGGAATAGGAATAGGAATGGGGAAACATCCTAAAACTGAATATGCTTTTGAATCTTTTCTATTAAAAATAAAACACAAAAAGATATCTATGATAGTTGATGCAGATGCCTTAAATATATTATCAAATCGATTAAAATTATTAAATCTTCTTCCAAAAAATACTATTATCACTCCACATCCAAAAGAATTTTATAGATTGTTTGGACCATGGAAAAATGATTATCAAAAATTGGATCTTTTAAAAAGAATGTCTATGAAATATAAAATATTTGTTATATTAAAAGGAGCTCATTCCATTATTTCTACTCCCTGTGGGAATCTGTATTTTAACAGTACTGGAAATCCAGGAATGTCAACAGCTGGAAGTGGAGACGTTCTGACTGGAATGATAATGAGTTTATTATCTCAAGGTTATTCTCCAAAAAAATCATGTATAATGGGAGTTTATTTACATGGATTAGCAGGAGATATTGCTTCAAAGAAATTAAGCGAAGAATCAATCATTTCTAGTGATATTATTGATCACATAGGAGCAGCTTATCAGGAAATTACAATTTAAGCATAAATCTATTATAGATCGCAGTGCATGACAAATATAATAAAATTATTATCATTGTTGCTAAACCAATTTTATAAATAAAATCTCCATACTTTATATAAAAAGTTTTCTTATCATTAAGGAATATCCTATCATACAAAACTCCTTCTTTTCCATAAGGAATATGTGATATTATTTCTCCTCTTTCGTTAATGAAACAAGAAATTCCTGTATTAGCAGATCTAGCTATATATTTTCTATTTTCAATAGCTCTGAGACGTG from Blattabacterium cuenoti harbors:
- a CDS encoding inorganic diphosphatase, which gives rise to MKVNFDVLIEIPKGSRNKYEFDKKNNLIRLDRVLYSPMSYPTDYGFIPKTLSMDGDPLDALVFLTEPTIPGCLIKVKPIGIFFMTDEKGEDEKIICVPIADPNYNTINSIDEISLHTKKEIEHFFLVYKDLENKKVKIGNWKNQEKAIFVYEQSCLRYKNHLTKM
- the nusA gene encoding transcription termination factor NusA, encoding MDNEALIDSFSDFKYEKNIDRVNLMAILEESIRCVLRKKYDSSKNYDIIVNPDQGDLEIWRNRIVVKDGEVKDINKEIELSTARKIEPDFEIGEEVTEKVELQSLGRRAVLSLKQNLFSKINEYDNTNTYKKFKNKIGEIINVEVYHILSKQIIMRDEEQNEMFLPKQEQIPSDFFRKGDPVRALVKRVDWKDNRPFAILTRRDEAFLEELFKLEIPEVSDGLITVKKVARIPGEKAKIAVESYDDRIDPVGACVGMKGSRIHPIVRELKNENIDVINYTSNTQLYITRALNPAKVSMMEVNEEHKYVNVYVKLEEISKAIGKGGQNIRLASQLTGYKIHIFRDFPYEDDVELTEFSDEIEPEVLERFHKVGLNTAKSVLNYRKDDLSKRTNLEEKIITKVVSILKKEFEEEFNINT
- the aspS gene encoding aspartate--tRNA ligase; protein product: MYRTHNCGELCEKDIGKEVILSGWIQKKRNFGSLCFIDIRDYFGITQLIFSRKLIDKKFFLGKEFLIKIKGKVVERSSKNYKIPTGKIEILVSQIEILNSSLPTPFTIENQTDGNEEIRMIYRYLDIRRNTIKNNLIVRHNLALEIRNFLSKNGFLEIETPILINYTPEGARSFVVPSRTHIGKFYALAQSPQLFKQLLMIGGIDKYFQIVKCFRDEDARSDRQIEFTQIDCEMSFVGVNDVLTFFEYFIKHLFKKIKNIQLETFPCISYSDAMKMYGTDSPDIRFGMPFIELNNLIKKNISFLKEQELVIGIKIKKCYNAYEQINYLLKKIENENIFWIQCLSDKTLLSSNPDFMNEEIIIIFINHFQVKPGDFLFISYGRKRKAREILGKIRLEIANHFNLRNPKIFKPLWITDLPLFEWNEKYKRYKSVHHPFTSPKEEDIHLLEKHPESIRSKSYDLIINGIEIGSGSIRIHNQNIQNLIFKHLGLSAKEIESKFGFFIKAFEYGTPPHGGIAFGLDRLINLLEGNDDIKNFIAFPKNNYGKDIMINAPSFLKKEKLKELHFR
- a CDS encoding dihydrolipoamide acetyltransferase family protein, with the translated sequence MADYNLTLPAMGESIAEATIIRWLKKEGDSIKKEDLLVEIATDKVDSEISSPVNGILKKKLFSPNEVAKVGSPIAILETEEKLKKFTVEDETMEENKKRFYSPLVRTIAHKEGVSFYELETIEGTGEKGRVTKKDILKYIQKNKMITPKYSDIFLSDHKNKENEEVVEMDRIRKITAEHMINSKNISAHVTSFVEADVTNIVKWREKMKDDFQKNTGEKLTLMSVFVECVVKAIKDLPMINISVNGTNIIKKRNIHIGLATALPNGNLIVPVIKNADSYNLGGLIKIINDLIKRAKSNQLKPEETQGGTYTISNIGSFGNLFGTPIIHQPQVAIMAIGLIQKKLSIIETPEGDSIGIRHKIYLSHSYDHRVIDGVLGGGFAKKVALYLEKFNCYTKI
- a CDS encoding NAD(P)H-hydrate dehydratase; translated protein: MKILSLNQIRRADQYCIDYESISSIELMDRAAKSCFNWILKNRHFQVRKVPFIVLSGNGNNGGDGLSLAKMLYFYGAKVSIYIVNISNHFSNEFLINKDKVLRYGIPLQVLCEGEKFPLLDKESYLIDAIFGIGFNRLINQYWKSFFHYINEKKFQSVLSIDIPSGLFMEKNHDDFTGIIKATHTLTFQVPKLPFFLQDYANYVGKWEILNIGWKSDFLQKMHTKNFYIDDQCIYAIKKTRKKFSHKGNYGHGIIIGGNYGMMGSVILAAKSSLRTGIGKLSVYVPSCGYEIIQNAFPEVIVKTDMKKHWISNIVIPTDINAIGIGIGMGKHPKTEYAFESFLLKIKHKKISMIVDADALNILSNRLKLLNLLPKNTIITPHPKEFYRLFGPWKNDYQKLDLLKRMSMKYKIFVILKGAHSIISTPCGNLYFNSTGNPGMSTAGSGDVLTGMIMSLLSQGYSPKKSCIMGVYLHGLAGDIASKKLSEESIISSDIIDHIGAAYQEITI
- the infB gene encoding translation initiation factor IF-2 encodes the protein MTDKIRLKTVLTQFNISLQRVVRFLQKKGIEIEHNPNAKIEGQVYKFLVREFQTYKEIRDESEKVFLQKRMEKEKIKEELLKSKHIHAPQIIRAKSDNLIGFKKIGKINIDILDKKYDTKEEKKNNLHKHKKVENKFKENKPEHIDTIYQKLDGVMLTGDRIDLSQFEKKRTKQENHIKKKRKRIKKEIFIDEMRNIPVRKKQDKEKKTSFKHSSEKKIDKSKSKKNSKKSGITDEQIEKQIKETLEKLSSKGIKSKASKIRKEKRQYKKEKRLLQNEIENEKKEKTLKVAEFTTVNELASMMKVNATDVIVSCMSLGIMVTMNQRLDAEILTLVADEFGYNVEFVGLDLEEAVQDDKDLEENLKQRPPIITVMGHVDHGKTSLLDYIRNTNVIAGEAGGITQHIAAYSVKYSENQSITFLDTPGHEAFTAMRARGAQITDIAIIVIAADDQVMPQTKEAISHAQAANVPIIFVFNKMDKPNANSDKIREQLANLNFLVEEWGGKYPSQEISAKLGTGVDKLLEKVLLVAELLDLKANPNKPAIGTVIEASLDKGRGYITTLLLQGGTLKVGDYVLAGSHHGKVKSILDERGKSIHSADPSKPITILGLNGAPTAGDKFKVFQDEKEAKQLASRREQLQREQNIRAQKHLTLDEIGRRIALGDFKELKIILKGDVDGSVEAIADALQKLSTDTIMVNIIYKGVGQITESDVLLASASDAIIIGFNVRPNIGAKNIAKKENIEIRTYSIIYDVTNDIQEAMDGMLSPEIREKILGNAEIREIFKIPKIGTIAGCMVVEGKLLRQAKVRLIREGIVIHNGEFTSLKRFKEDVKEVSKGYECGFGIKNYHNIRSGDLVEVYEELSTEKKVK